In Thermobaculum terrenum ATCC BAA-798, the DNA window TCTTGAGGCGGAATGTTCCTTAGTATTATTGGTCATGGCTCTACGCAGGAAGATGACTAGTTGGAGGAAGTTCTCGATGATGGGCCCGTTGATCTCTAAGGCTATTTCTTTACCATAAGTCCTTGAGGTCCTGATCAACAGCTCGTTGCCGAGTAGAGAATGCTTGAGGGTAATTAGGCTTATACTTGAGATGTCTATTCTCGAAACCTTATCGGGTACCTCGAATATCAACAGCTCATCTGAAGTGCAGGTCACGAGTTTGGCTGAGTTAGTAGAGCTACTTGGTGTGAAGGCAGATAATAGTACATCCTCTTGGCGAAGTATAGAGCTTCTGAGCTCTTGGAGAGACTTAAGATCTTCAAGATCAGACAGGTCTAGCACTCCTGAGTAATCTCGGTCGTTCAGTCCTTTGTCCTCATAGATTCGTCTCGGACTCTTACTGTTCTCAGGATATGGTAGGTATCTCCGTAATAAGCTTTCGGCTTCTGCCAACCAAAAAGTTTGTTCCCCTGGGAATGTGAATTCTAGGTGATGCTGATCTGACTTCGACCACAGGTCCAATGCTAATGTAGCTGTTTGTCCTTTTGTAAGGACTCTGACGTCTACTAGCCTCTCTGGTGGAAAAACATGAGCTACGTAACCCCAGTGGATACCTGTAGAATTGCTGGGGGGTCTCACATCTTCCACAAATAGAACCTGCTGATCTGTGATGAGCAGGATGCCCTCTGCAAGACGCCTCTTTCCTAACAATCCTAGTATCTCTCGGCCTTCTGAAATGGGCGGTCTGAGGACATACAATAGTATTCTTTCCTCAGGGTGTAAGCATTCTGCTATGTATTTTTGAAACCTATATGGAAGCCTTAGAACTTCCCTTTCATATTGAGTATGAACCTCAGATTCATCCAGCCGATGCTCCTGCAGCATCGAGGCCATCCAAGCAGGTGATGAAGACCATCCACTTTGTAGTTTTCTCTGTGAGTGGATATATCGTTCAATTGCCGCTTGCAGCGTCCGATGCGCGTCTTCCTTACTTAGCAACTCGTATTTGCATTCCTCTAAGAGGGATTGTCTTACGTCCACTGGAAGGCTATTTATTGCGTCCTGCGGC includes these proteins:
- a CDS encoding inorganic diphosphatase, with the protein product MSHQELTRHWIQAEEKTVKVLITEAGKEYLEYTYDDRARQLLVSQLIAHKSNLLVDTGLVPRTITEDGTSLKAWVFSSLSVAPGTYVLVRVIGLLKPKGLQVNCPTVLLATIPGDPVYVSAETPQDAINSLPVDVRQSLLEECKYELLSKEDAHRTLQAAIERYIHSQRKLQSGWSSSPAWMASMLQEHRLDESEVHTQYEREVLRLPYRFQKYIAECLHPEERILLYVLRPPISEGREILGLLGKRRLAEGILLITDQQVLFVEDVRPPSNSTGIHWGYVAHVFPPERLVDVRVLTKGQTATLALDLWSKSDQHHLEFTFPGEQTFWLAEAESLLRRYLPYPENSKSPRRIYEDKGLNDRDYSGVLDLSDLEDLKSLQELRSSILRQEDVLLSAFTPSSSTNSAKLVTCTSDELLIFEVPDKVSRIDISSISLITLKHSLLGNELLIRTSRTYGKEIALEINGPIIENFLQLVIFLRRAMTNNTKEHSASRN